One segment of Treponema pectinovorum DNA contains the following:
- a CDS encoding tetratricopeptide repeat protein, translating to MTKKNYIILIVLFLMSFFALNAESLLPSWKILEQAQVQFDSGNYGEALKLSNSALNTRKSEIAEEYKTLDIALTPAQVRRVGVEFNKVLEVLKEREQKKAISIITKYLNLYGETKFKDDVHVMLEWLKNKDSYPEANYLIGKIYNLEGEYDIALDFYKKSYLEKEYLDIPDVEYDILYSMAFLFKLKNDEESFEKTLLLILAGDKAFNDELLKSSILRTINSDKAENVDRLFFLYRATANNSFKALYELGNLYENRGDERQALFCSALGSLEAFTHILSIIQERDSHFNYTTYKAFLEECSKYEEIVNWGTKNNIWETFFIFTNRSAKQGNILFAKKMYSVLETSIPDDYYKKLAGKMLLSGE from the coding sequence ATGACAAAAAAAAATTACATTATCCTAATAGTTCTGTTTTTGATGTCTTTTTTTGCTCTGAATGCAGAGTCTTTGCTTCCTTCATGGAAAATTTTGGAACAGGCGCAAGTTCAATTTGATTCAGGAAATTATGGCGAAGCATTAAAACTTTCAAATTCTGCTTTAAACACAAGGAAATCTGAAATTGCAGAAGAATATAAAACTCTTGACATTGCCTTGACCCCTGCTCAGGTTAGAAGAGTTGGTGTAGAGTTTAATAAAGTTTTGGAAGTTTTAAAAGAGCGTGAACAAAAAAAAGCGATTTCTATCATTACAAAATATTTGAATCTTTACGGTGAAACTAAGTTTAAAGATGATGTTCACGTGATGCTTGAATGGCTAAAAAATAAAGATTCGTATCCAGAGGCAAATTATCTTATCGGCAAGATTTATAATCTTGAAGGAGAATACGACATCGCCCTTGATTTTTATAAAAAATCGTATTTAGAAAAAGAATATTTAGATATTCCAGATGTGGAATACGATATTTTATATTCAATGGCTTTTCTTTTTAAATTAAAAAATGATGAAGAATCATTTGAAAAAACTTTGCTTCTGATTTTGGCAGGAGATAAGGCATTTAATGATGAACTTTTAAAATCTTCAATTTTGAGAACTATAAATTCAGACAAAGCGGAAAATGTTGATAGACTTTTTTTCTTATATAGAGCAACGGCAAACAATTCTTTTAAAGCTCTATATGAACTCGGAAATTTGTACGAAAATCGGGGCGATGAAAGACAGGCGCTCTTTTGTTCTGCACTTGGAAGTTTGGAAGCATTCACACATATTCTTTCCATAATACAAGAAAGAGATTCTCATTTTAATTACACGACATACAAAGCATTTTTAGAGGAATGTTCAAAATACGAAGAAATTGTAAATTGGGGAACTAAAAACAATATCTGGGAAACTTTTTTTATCTTTACAAACAGAAGCGCAAAACAAGGAAATATTTTGTTCGCAAAAAAGATGTATTCAGTGCTAGAAACTTCTATTCCTGATGATTACTACAAAAAATTGGCAGGAAAAATGCTTTTGAGTGGCGAATAG
- the ispG gene encoding flavodoxin-dependent (E)-4-hydroxy-3-methylbut-2-enyl-diphosphate synthase: MNKEFKKTRKVFLGGNANIKRISVGGDSPITIQTMWKEGIVGVKDDKEKIAQIVKEINSLQLLGCDIVRFAVPDMQSAESFIEICKASSMPLVADIHFDYRLALKCLEGPVGAIRINPGNIGSRERVEAVVNGCRDKGVPIRIGVNSGSLPQDLSKLVQEEKMSRAVALSETAAREAAVFDQLNFDQFVVSMKASSVQETIDANENFASRFDIPLHIGVTEAGPLITGVVKSTLAFSHLLNEGIGNTIRVSLSSTPENEVITGLEILRECGKREGGVKLVSCPRCGRLGFDVHAFMDRWQNKLLSMKKDITVAVMGCVVNGPGEGKHADIGIAGAGGKAIIFKKGVTVRTVDEKDADNVFEEELASL, encoded by the coding sequence ATGAATAAAGAATTTAAGAAAACTAGAAAGGTTTTTCTTGGTGGGAATGCAAATATCAAAAGAATTTCTGTGGGAGGAGATTCCCCCATTACGATACAAACAATGTGGAAAGAAGGTATCGTAGGTGTAAAAGATGATAAAGAGAAAATTGCACAAATAGTAAAAGAAATAAATAGCCTTCAACTTTTGGGCTGCGACATAGTTCGCTTTGCTGTTCCAGACATGCAAAGTGCAGAAAGTTTTATAGAAATATGTAAGGCAAGTTCAATGCCTTTAGTTGCCGACATTCATTTTGATTATCGTTTGGCGTTAAAATGTTTGGAAGGACCTGTTGGTGCAATAAGAATAAATCCTGGTAATATAGGTTCAAGAGAAAGGGTAGAAGCGGTTGTTAACGGATGTAGAGATAAAGGTGTTCCAATAAGAATTGGTGTTAATTCAGGCTCGCTCCCTCAAGATCTTTCAAAATTGGTGCAAGAAGAAAAAATGAGCAGGGCTGTCGCCTTGAGTGAAACCGCTGCAAGAGAGGCCGCTGTTTTTGACCAGTTGAACTTTGATCAATTTGTAGTGAGCATGAAAGCAAGTTCTGTTCAAGAGACAATAGATGCTAATGAGAACTTTGCTAGCAGATTTGATATTCCTTTGCACATTGGAGTTACAGAAGCAGGACCTTTAATTACAGGTGTTGTAAAATCAACCCTTGCATTCAGTCATCTTTTAAATGAAGGAATTGGAAACACTATCCGGGTGAGCCTTTCATCGACTCCCGAAAATGAAGTTATAACTGGTCTTGAAATTTTACGAGAATGTGGAAAACGAGAAGGTGGCGTAAAACTTGTAAGTTGCCCTAGATGTGGAAGGCTAGGTTTTGATGTTCACGCTTTTATGGACAGATGGCAAAATAAACTCCTTTCTATGAAAAAAGATATAACTGTTGCAGTTATGGGCTGTGTTGTAAATGGTCCAGGAGAAGGAAAGCACGCGGATATAGGAATTGCAGGTGCTGGCGGAAAGGCAATAATATTTAAAAAAGGTGTTACAGTGAGAACGGTTGACGAAAAAGATGCCGATAATGTCTTTGAAGAGGAATTAGCATCTTTATGA
- a CDS encoding V-type ATP synthase subunit K (produces ATP from ADP in the presence of a proton gradient across the membrane; the K subunit is a nonenzymatic component which binds the dimeric form by interacting with the G and E subunits), producing the protein MEFLGQFGSAIVMGIAALGSAIGIMISGQAAIGAWKRCYMANKPAPFILTVFAGAPLTQTIYGFLLMQTMMGSAAEAGFKFGIGLMSGVAMCASAIAQGKAGASGSDALGETGKGFSQYIMVVGLCETVALFAMVFSMVALG; encoded by the coding sequence ATGGAATTTTTAGGACAGTTTGGTAGTGCAATTGTTATGGGTATTGCTGCATTGGGTTCTGCAATCGGTATCATGATTTCGGGTCAGGCCGCAATTGGTGCTTGGAAAAGATGCTACATGGCAAACAAACCAGCTCCATTCATCCTTACTGTATTCGCTGGTGCCCCTTTGACACAGACTATTTATGGTTTTCTTTTGATGCAGACTATGATGGGTTCTGCTGCGGAAGCAGGTTTTAAATTCGGAATTGGACTTATGTCTGGTGTTGCAATGTGCGCTTCTGCGATTGCACAGGGAAAAGCAGGTGCTTCTGGTTCAGATGCTTTAGGAGAAACAGGAAAAGGCTTCTCTCAGTACATTATGGTTGTAGGTCTTTGTGAAACTGTTGCATTGTTTGCAATGGTATTCTCTATGGTTGCATTGGGCTAA
- a CDS encoding V-type ATP synthase subunit I — MIVPMKKISLVVLEKERRQALKALRKTGVVHVEELKGESEDLTNFKKQNSKVEIAVSLLSEIKLKKTQNAPELDRQQSFELADKILSLAEEKKNLFSQIALDKNELARFTKWGEINPEDFKYLSSKGVHLCLFELPVDKYSQIGENVDTLLVGKDKNQCRFFVISDHELEENERPDGLLPEAYRIVLPKCSTSQLKSAVEKNEERIVKIDEGIASYAKHLPSLKKACFSFEKDIELENLYSGMGVEEFDENKPQSVRLAWLTGYVPAEDFPQVEKTALENSWAIASSEPAEDDNVPTKLKNNKFVSLIYPVTDFLGTVPGYNEFDISNWFLLFFTIFFGMIFGDGGYGSILFLAGVALMLTSLKKKQTPAPFVFLLTLLGFATMVWGAITCTWFGLTPQQLPDVLKKISVPALSNVTSLKEGIKMSLTSSTGAVTNLTYSAWVKENLQIFCFTLALVQLAVAHVKGLAKNIKSPKFLGDLGSLLQVCGMYYVVLSMVVDGVRFPLGVSPETYYIFNVISLPTLALGCIAFGFVMSFVFSNYDGSVLKSILESLKNIVSVLLGVVNVFSDIVSYIRLWAVALAGSAISATVNEMAGPLFGHAIMFIFAILILTAGHGLNMILNVLSVIVHGVRLNTLEFSTHLGMSWTGFKYKPFSE, encoded by the coding sequence ATGATAGTCCCAATGAAAAAAATCAGCCTTGTTGTTCTTGAAAAAGAAAGGCGACAAGCTTTAAAAGCATTGAGAAAAACGGGTGTTGTTCACGTAGAAGAGTTAAAGGGCGAAAGCGAAGACTTAACAAACTTTAAAAAACAGAATTCAAAAGTAGAAATAGCTGTTTCTCTTCTATCTGAAATAAAACTTAAAAAAACTCAAAATGCGCCAGAACTTGACAGGCAACAGTCATTTGAACTTGCAGACAAAATTCTATCTTTGGCAGAAGAAAAAAAGAATCTTTTTTCTCAAATCGCTTTGGATAAAAATGAGCTTGCAAGGTTTACAAAATGGGGAGAAATAAATCCAGAAGATTTTAAATATCTTTCTTCAAAAGGTGTTCACCTTTGCCTTTTTGAACTACCTGTGGATAAGTACAGTCAGATTGGCGAAAACGTAGATACTTTGCTTGTTGGAAAGGACAAAAATCAGTGCAGGTTTTTCGTAATTTCTGACCACGAGTTAGAAGAAAACGAACGCCCAGATGGTCTTCTTCCAGAAGCTTATAGAATTGTTCTTCCTAAATGTTCTACTTCCCAGTTGAAATCTGCAGTAGAAAAAAATGAAGAGCGCATTGTAAAGATAGACGAAGGAATTGCTTCTTATGCAAAGCATCTGCCTTCTCTAAAAAAAGCTTGTTTTTCGTTTGAAAAAGACATTGAACTTGAAAATCTCTACAGCGGAATGGGCGTTGAAGAATTCGACGAAAATAAGCCTCAGTCTGTGCGCCTTGCTTGGCTTACAGGTTATGTTCCTGCCGAAGATTTTCCACAGGTTGAAAAAACTGCTTTGGAAAACAGTTGGGCAATCGCTTCAAGCGAACCTGCTGAAGATGACAATGTTCCTACAAAACTAAAAAATAATAAATTTGTAAGTTTGATTTATCCTGTTACAGACTTCCTCGGAACTGTTCCAGGATATAACGAATTCGACATCTCAAACTGGTTCTTGCTGTTCTTCACAATCTTCTTTGGAATGATTTTTGGAGACGGCGGTTACGGTTCAATTTTGTTCCTTGCAGGTGTGGCACTGATGCTCACTTCCCTTAAAAAGAAGCAGACTCCAGCTCCATTCGTATTTTTGCTTACGCTTTTGGGCTTTGCAACTATGGTTTGGGGAGCGATAACTTGTACTTGGTTTGGACTTACTCCACAGCAGCTTCCAGATGTTTTGAAAAAGATTTCTGTTCCTGCACTTTCAAATGTTACTTCTTTAAAAGAAGGAATAAAGATGTCTCTTACTTCTTCTACTGGAGCGGTAACAAATCTTACTTATTCAGCATGGGTAAAGGAAAACTTGCAGATTTTCTGTTTTACGCTTGCATTGGTTCAGCTTGCTGTAGCACATGTAAAAGGTCTTGCAAAGAACATAAAATCTCCAAAATTTTTAGGTGATTTGGGTTCTCTTTTGCAGGTCTGCGGTATGTATTACGTTGTTTTGAGCATGGTTGTCGATGGAGTGAGGTTTCCTCTTGGTGTAAGCCCTGAAACTTATTATATTTTTAACGTTATTTCTCTTCCAACTTTAGCATTGGGCTGCATAGCGTTTGGATTTGTGATGAGTTTTGTATTTTCAAATTATGACGGAAGTGTTTTAAAAAGCATTTTGGAAAGTTTGAAAAATATTGTTTCTGTTTTGCTTGGCGTTGTAAACGTATTCTCGGATATAGTTTCTTACATCCGCCTTTGGGCTGTAGCTCTTGCAGGAAGTGCGATAAGTGCAACTGTAAACGAAATGGCAGGACCTTTATTCGGGCATGCGATTATGTTTATCTTTGCAATTCTTATACTTACAGCAGGGCATGGACTTAACATGATACTAAACGTTCTTTCGGTTATAGTTCATGGAGTTCGTCTTAACACTCTTGAATTCTCAACTCACTTGGGAATGAGTTGGACGGGATTTAAATATAAGCCGTTCAGCGAATAA